A region of Chitinophaga horti DNA encodes the following proteins:
- a CDS encoding TonB-dependent receptor, with translation MCKSPRCLCLLMLLLLVSGLAAAQANRNGRISGRVTDAASRKPLEAATVSAVRAKDSSLITYAATNAEGVYRLTGLPLDQPFEVFITRQGYRDTVAVFKLPAAHPHLDSVNWAIAVLPIELKGVSVVAPRAPFTYRKDTLEFHAPAYPVKPNGTVRDLIMRLPGVVIDASGGITLFGKRVDRIQLEGKDFYAGDLDMSVENLPAYIIEKVQVATTYTKLDELTPGPKKRSQNLTINLTLKSDKKQGFLGKAYAAAGTQERYSGALSLNRLGGKVRFGAYGQAGNLGQGNYTGSRGRIRNESVNMTSNVEVGKKAHVDVDYSIIRNSMYTEMQSERINFLPDSSFTNKTTNNNQNETSGHNLNARMNYDADSLTNWNFQLSASFRNNESLGNNSASSLSEEGTLINATNSRRKDASKSQNLSSTISYRRMTRNRKGSLNAQYGSSFNLSDGDGFQYSINSFLKKPSDTLDQRSFNDNLSQSHTLSLELSYMLLKDISLAGGYRFNYAGNNQQRETFNATPAGYTKPDSLLSAHNRMDNIYQQPYVSLGYRLNNFGITLNGAWSFLDQRSKFLWEDSSVVIKQQQFSPSVTIDQSFEWGSINVSYNNSTSAPSPYERSPIIDNRNPLAVIIGNPSLKSTMDHSASVNLSMFQPKSGLGGSIALDGSVTQNQIVEDISYDSLRRQVTRFRNTNGTQSFRMSGNMNSANHIGKWMVRGGINASVSNGRDVSYLDAKRNEASRWSMAGSLNGGAHHSEVLGFNTGVTYSWSRSINSLEGLNTVETQQVQYLAAVDILGIKKMGGSLQYNYTLNNQLPPDMGRRMHRLAVTVERRFLKNERLTLIASVSDLFNNQQNVHRNVTPSYVENRTSNVLGRYFLLRLQFNFDLLHKERKTWL, from the coding sequence ATGTGTAAAAGTCCGCGTTGCCTCTGCCTGCTTATGTTGTTGCTGCTCGTTTCGGGACTGGCGGCAGCGCAGGCTAACCGTAACGGCCGTATTTCGGGCCGGGTAACAGATGCGGCCAGCCGTAAACCGCTTGAGGCAGCTACCGTGTCTGCGGTGCGGGCGAAAGATAGTTCCCTCATCACTTATGCCGCTACCAATGCCGAAGGTGTATACCGTTTAACAGGGTTACCCCTGGATCAGCCTTTCGAAGTATTTATCACCCGCCAGGGATATCGCGATACGGTGGCGGTATTTAAGCTCCCGGCCGCCCATCCGCACCTGGATAGTGTGAACTGGGCGATCGCGGTGCTGCCGATCGAATTAAAAGGAGTAAGTGTAGTGGCTCCGCGTGCACCCTTTACTTATCGAAAGGATACGCTGGAATTTCATGCCCCGGCTTACCCGGTAAAACCAAATGGTACCGTGCGCGACTTGATTATGAGGCTGCCGGGCGTGGTCATCGACGCATCGGGCGGCATCACGTTATTCGGTAAACGGGTAGACCGTATACAACTGGAGGGCAAAGACTTTTACGCCGGCGACTTGGATATGTCGGTAGAAAACCTGCCAGCTTATATTATCGAAAAGGTGCAGGTAGCGACCACGTATACCAAACTGGACGAACTAACACCCGGCCCCAAGAAGCGGTCGCAGAACCTCACCATCAACCTTACCCTGAAGAGTGATAAAAAGCAGGGCTTCCTGGGTAAAGCGTATGCTGCGGCCGGCACACAGGAGCGTTACAGTGGGGCGCTCTCCTTAAATCGTCTTGGAGGAAAGGTGCGTTTTGGCGCCTACGGACAAGCCGGGAACCTTGGGCAGGGCAACTATACCGGCAGCAGGGGGCGCATCCGTAATGAGTCGGTAAATATGACGTCTAACGTGGAGGTAGGAAAAAAAGCACATGTGGATGTTGACTACAGCATCATCCGCAATTCGATGTACACGGAAATGCAGTCGGAACGTATCAACTTTTTGCCGGATAGCAGTTTTACCAACAAGACGACTAACAATAATCAGAATGAAACCAGTGGTCATAACCTGAACGCCAGGATGAATTACGATGCCGATTCGCTTACGAACTGGAATTTCCAGTTGTCCGCTTCGTTCCGGAATAACGAATCTCTTGGCAATAACAGTGCTTCCTCGCTCAGTGAAGAAGGTACACTCATCAATGCTACCAATAGCCGGCGTAAAGACGCCAGCAAATCACAGAACCTGTCTTCCACTATCAGTTACCGGCGGATGACGCGCAACCGTAAAGGATCGCTCAACGCGCAATATGGAAGCTCGTTTAATCTCAGTGACGGAGATGGATTTCAGTATTCCATCAATTCGTTTTTGAAGAAACCATCCGATACGCTGGACCAGCGGTCATTTAACGATAACCTCTCGCAATCGCATACACTGAGCCTGGAATTGTCTTATATGTTGTTGAAAGACATATCCCTGGCCGGTGGGTACCGGTTCAATTATGCAGGCAATAACCAGCAGCGCGAAACTTTTAATGCTACACCGGCTGGCTACACGAAACCGGATTCGCTCTTATCTGCCCATAACCGGATGGACAATATTTACCAGCAACCTTATGTAAGCCTGGGATATCGCCTCAATAACTTTGGTATTACGTTAAACGGCGCCTGGAGTTTCCTGGACCAGCGCAGTAAATTCCTTTGGGAAGATTCTTCGGTCGTGATCAAACAACAGCAGTTCTCGCCGTCTGTTACCATCGATCAGAGTTTTGAATGGGGCAGTATCAATGTTTCTTACAACAATAGCACCAGCGCGCCGTCTCCTTATGAACGATCGCCGATTATCGACAACCGCAACCCGCTGGCCGTTATTATTGGTAACCCGTCGCTAAAGAGTACGATGGATCACAGTGCGTCCGTCAACCTCTCGATGTTTCAGCCAAAAAGCGGACTCGGAGGCAGTATTGCGCTGGACGGGTCGGTGACGCAGAACCAGATCGTGGAGGACATTAGTTACGATAGTTTAAGGCGGCAGGTCACCCGGTTCCGTAATACCAATGGTACGCAGAGCTTCCGGATGTCGGGCAATATGAACTCGGCCAATCATATCGGCAAATGGATGGTAAGGGGCGGCATTAACGCCAGCGTGTCTAACGGCAGAGATGTGAGTTACCTGGATGCAAAGCGCAACGAGGCCAGTCGCTGGAGTATGGCTGGTTCTTTGAACGGCGGTGCCCACCACAGTGAAGTGCTGGGTTTTAACACCGGCGTCACGTATTCCTGGAGCCGTTCGATCAACAGTCTGGAAGGTCTTAATACGGTGGAAACGCAGCAGGTGCAATACCTGGCCGCGGTGGACATACTGGGCATAAAAAAGATGGGCGGCAGCCTGCAGTATAACTATACGTTAAACAACCAGCTGCCGCCCGATATGGGCCGCCGCATGCATCGCCTGGCGGTGACGGTAGAGCGGCGGTTCCTTAAGAACGAGCGGCTTACGTTGATCGCCTCTGTCAGCGATCTGTTTAATAACCAGCAGAACGTACACCGTAACGTTACGCCCTCTTACGTGGAAAACCGCACGTCTAATGTACTGGGCCGTTACTTCCTGCTGCGTTTACAATTTAACTTCGACCTGTTGCATAAGGAGCGGAAAACATGGTTATAA